One Comamonas odontotermitis genomic window, CTGCAAGATGGCGTGGGCCGCCAGCTGGCCCAGCTGGCGCAGGGCCACCAGCAGCAGGCCGAGCAGTTGCGCGGCACCCTGAACGAGCGGCTGGCCAGCATCCAGACCGACAATGCCAGCAAGCTGGAGGAGATGCGCAAGACCGTGGACGAAAAGCTGCACGCCACGCTGGAGCAGCGCCTGGGCGAATCCTTCAAGCTGGTGAGTGACCGGCTGGAGCAGGTGCACAAGGGCTTGGGCGAGATGCAGTCTCTGGCCGGCAGTGTGGGTGACCTGAAGCGCGTGATGACCAACGTCAAGACGCGAGGCACCTGGGGAGAGCTGCAACTGGGCATGATCATCGACAACGTGCTCACCGCCGATCAGTACGCCAGGAACGTGAAGACCGTGCCGGGCAGCGACGACATGGTGGAGTTCGCCATCCGCCTGCCGGGCAAGCGCGACGACGCGCCAGTGTGGCTGCCGATCGATTCGAAATACCCGGTGGAGCACTACCAGCGTCTGCTGGATGCGCAGGAGAGCATGGACAAGGCCGCCATCCAGTCGGCCAGCAATGGTTTCGAGACCTCGATCCGCCTGGAGGCGCGCAAGATCCACAGCAAGTATGTGGCGCCGCCTCACACCACCGACTTTGCCGTGCTCTACCTGCCCACCGAAGGCCTGTTTGCCGAGGTGATGCGCCGACCCGGCCTGGTGGAAGCCGTGCAGAACGACTGCCGGGTGATGATTTCCGGCCCGGCCAACCTGGCAGCCATGCTGAGCAGCCTGCAGATGGGTTTCAAGACCCTGGCCATTGAAAAGCGCAGTTCCGAGGTGTGGGCCGTGCTGGGCCAGGTCAAGACCGAATTCAACAAGTTTGGCGAAGCGGTGGAGGCCACGCGCAAATCCATCGACCAGGCGGCCAAGAAGTTCGAACAGGTGGATGTGCGCACGCGGGCCATCAAGCGCAGCCTCTCGGGCGTGCATGAGTTGCCCAATTCCGACACTGCAGGCATTGGCGCAGCCGCCGATGACGGAGGCGACAGCCAGCAAGCCGCGCCGCAGATGACAATGCAGGACAAGTCCGCATGAGCATGTCTTTCCGGGCCTCCGGGTGGGGGCCTGCGGGAAATGTACCGTGCAGTGTTGCAAAAAATGAGAGCTGGCAGCGTATACCTGTATTGGTTTTCAGCATCTTTTTGGTCTGAAAACCAATACCGCTGAGCGCAATCAGCTATTTTTTATGCATGGCTGGGTGTCTGCAGCCATCAAGCCGTTGCTGACAGGCCGGTAGCGCCGGGGGTGCGGACCAGCCAAGGGGAGTGCGTGAATCGCGAGTTGATACGGCTGATCGTCGGCCAGTTTTTTGTCCATTCCTGCATGACAGGCACGCGGCTGGCCGCTCCATTGCTGGCCTTGCGCGACGGCTACAGCCCCGGCGCCGTGGGTTTTTTGCTCAGCCTGTTTGCGCTGACGCAGGTGTTTCTCTCGTTGCCTGCGGGCCGCTATGCGGACAAGCACGGTTTCATGAAGCCCATGCTGATCGCCATTGGCCTCGCGTTTTCGGGCACGGCCATCGGGGTGGCGTTTCCGCGTTTTGACGTGCTGTGCGTGTCGGCCCTGCTGACGGGGGCGGGCTGCGGTATCTCAATCATCGCGCTGCAGCGCCATGCGGGTCGTGTGGCGCACGAGGCGAGCGAGCTGCGGCAGATCTTCAGTTGGCTGTCGCTCGGGCCTGCGGTGGCCAACTTTCTGGGACCCATGGTCACGGGGCTGATCATCGACCATTCCACCAGGCAGGCAGGAGACAACCTCTCATACCGCATCGCCTTTGCGGTGCTGGCGCTGTTTTCCGTGGTGGCCTGGTGGTGCGTGCGCGGGGCGCACGACTTGCCGACCGCTGCCCCCAGGAGCGACGGCCAGCCGCACCACGCCTGGGATCTGCTGCGCGAGCAGAGCTTTCGCCGCCTGCTGCTGGTGAACTGGCTGGTGGCCTCCTGCTGGGATGTGCATACCTTCGTGGTGCCGCTTCTGGGCCATGAAAAGGGGTTGTCCGCTTCAGAGATCGGCACGGTGCTGGGGGTGTTTGCCCTGGCTGCCTTTGTCATCCGCGTGCTGCTGCCCAGCATCTCGCGCCACATGCGCGAGATGAGTGTCGTGATGGTGGCCATGTTGCTCACCGCTGCCGTGTTTGCCATCTACCCGCTGATGCCAGGCGCCCTGGCCATGGCGGTGTGCTCGGCGCTCCTGGGCCTTGCGCTGGGCAGCGTGCAGCCCATGGCCATGAGCATGCTGCACCAGATCACCCCCGAAGAGCGCCATGGCGAGGCCGTGGGCTTGCGGTTGATGCTGATCAACGGATCAAGCGTGTGCATGCCGCTGATGTTTGGCGCGGCGGGCGCGGCCATCGGCGTGGGCGGCGTGTTCTGGGTGATGGGCGCATTGGTGGGGGCGGGCTCGCGCATGGCCTGGGTTCTGGGCCGCACCCCGCTGCCCACGTTCACGCCCATCGAGGCGCAAGCGACGCCACCCCAGGCGCATGCGGCCAGCGATGATGGGGTGACCGATGTGGAGCCCAAGAAACCAAAGTAACTGTAGATATTGTGGCTCCCACAGACAAAAAAGCAGCCGGTTGGCTGCTTTTTGCTGGTTGGATCGGCTTGGGTGGCGAGAAGCCGCCTGGCCGTTCAATCCTGGTAGAACGCCTGGATCAGGCGACAGGCTTCGTGCACATCGTCGGTGATGTGGAACAGCTTGACGTCGTCGGCCGAGATGGTGCCGTACTCGATCATCACATCAAAATTCAGCATGCGGCTCCAGAAATCGGAGCCGAACAGCACGATCGGCACGCCCTTGGCCTTGTGGGTCTGCACCAGGGTCAGCACCTCGAACAGCTCGTCCATGGTGCCAAAGCCGCCAGGAAAGACGACCAGTGCCTTGGCGCGCATCATCAGGTGCATCTTGCGCAGCGCAAAGTAGTGGAACTTGAAGCACAGCTCGGGCGTGATGTAGCGGTTGCCCGATTGCTCGTGGGGCAGGGTGATGTTCATGCCCACATTGGGGGCGCGCTCTTCATGGGCGCCGCGGTTGGCGGCTTCCATGATGCCGGGGCCGCCGCCGGTGCAGATGTAGAGGCGGTCTTCGAGCTTCTGCGTTTCGCTGAACTTGGCAACCAGCCGTGCAAAGCGGCGCGCCGCATCGTAGTACCGGCTGGTGGCCATGGCGCGCTGCGCAATGGCGATGGCCTTGGCATCGCCCTGGGCCTTGGCAGCCTCCAGCTTTTGCTCGGCCTCTTCGGGCGAGACAAAGCGGGCGCTGCCAAATACCACCACCGTGTTGTTGATGCCCTGTGCGCTCAGTTCCAGATCTGGCTTGAGCATTTCGAGCTGAAAGCGTATGGCGCGGGTCTCGCGGCGGCTGAGAAACTCGGGGTCGGCAAAGGCGAGGCGGTAGGAATCGCGCTTCATCGCGCTATCGTCAGCCGGGTCTTTGCTGAACAGATTCCAGTCATGCGCCATGACTTGTTCATCGAGCTGGGTATTGGCGTCCATGGTGTCTCCCTCTGACGTGGTGCAGGCCGCAGCACAGGCACCGGAGCAATGCTTGAAACAAAAAAGCCATCAACGCAAGATTTTCAAGCGCTGATAGCTACTGAATATATAGCGTTTTGGCAGGTGCCGAACGCGAAAAGTGTCAAAAATGCCTCGGTGCGCCTTCGATGCCCGCAAATGCGGCCGGGCAAGGGCCTGTCATCGGCCGGCCCACAGGGCATTGCCGGTCGCCAGGCCCAGTGCGGTCAGCGCGAGCGATCCGAACAGATGCAGACTGCATTGCAGCAGGGCGAGGCCGTATCTCTCGGCCTGCAGCATCGACACCGTCTCTGCCGAAAAGCTGGAAAAGGTGGTGAGCGCACCCAGAAAGCCGGTGATCAGCACCAGCCGCCAGACGGGATCGATGCCCGGCATGTTCTGGAACAGTGCCACCAGCAGGCCGATGGTGTAGCCGCCCACCAAATTGGCGGCCAGCGTGCCCCAGGGCAGCAAGGCATGCGGCTGGTTGAACCAGCGACCCAGTTGCCAGCGCGCAAGAGCGCCGAGGGCGGCGCCGACGGAGATACCCAGGATGTTCCACATGGTGTTTTTTCAGCGAGGCAGCAACAA contains:
- a CDS encoding LOG family protein, with the protein product MDANTQLDEQVMAHDWNLFSKDPADDSAMKRDSYRLAFADPEFLSRRETRAIRFQLEMLKPDLELSAQGINNTVVVFGSARFVSPEEAEQKLEAAKAQGDAKAIAIAQRAMATSRYYDAARRFARLVAKFSETQKLEDRLYICTGGGPGIMEAANRGAHEERAPNVGMNITLPHEQSGNRYITPELCFKFHYFALRKMHLMMRAKALVVFPGGFGTMDELFEVLTLVQTHKAKGVPIVLFGSDFWSRMLNFDVMIEYGTISADDVKLFHITDDVHEACRLIQAFYQD
- the rmuC gene encoding DNA recombination protein RmuC; this encodes MTLELILLALLLAVALAIVLILLVRRPRVDLSDPWAQQLGQQGRDLQATVQALARNEGAFSHLAQHLNLQLRELNQGSLEAMGEFRESLEARLAQSVAESRLGRQELQQALAGFEAQLAQRLAHLDAAVNQRLSALDSSLTQRVDALTSANQHSLSGLKVDVQAHLTGLQDGVGRQLAQLAQGHQQQAEQLRGTLNERLASIQTDNASKLEEMRKTVDEKLHATLEQRLGESFKLVSDRLEQVHKGLGEMQSLAGSVGDLKRVMTNVKTRGTWGELQLGMIIDNVLTADQYARNVKTVPGSDDMVEFAIRLPGKRDDAPVWLPIDSKYPVEHYQRLLDAQESMDKAAIQSASNGFETSIRLEARKIHSKYVAPPHTTDFAVLYLPTEGLFAEVMRRPGLVEAVQNDCRVMISGPANLAAMLSSLQMGFKTLAIEKRSSEVWAVLGQVKTEFNKFGEAVEATRKSIDQAAKKFEQVDVRTRAIKRSLSGVHELPNSDTAGIGAAADDGGDSQQAAPQMTMQDKSA
- the crcB gene encoding fluoride efflux transporter CrcB, with protein sequence MWNILGISVGAALGALARWQLGRWFNQPHALLPWGTLAANLVGGYTIGLLVALFQNMPGIDPVWRLVLITGFLGALTTFSSFSAETVSMLQAERYGLALLQCSLHLFGSLALTALGLATGNALWAGR
- a CDS encoding MFS transporter; translation: MNRELIRLIVGQFFVHSCMTGTRLAAPLLALRDGYSPGAVGFLLSLFALTQVFLSLPAGRYADKHGFMKPMLIAIGLAFSGTAIGVAFPRFDVLCVSALLTGAGCGISIIALQRHAGRVAHEASELRQIFSWLSLGPAVANFLGPMVTGLIIDHSTRQAGDNLSYRIAFAVLALFSVVAWWCVRGAHDLPTAAPRSDGQPHHAWDLLREQSFRRLLLVNWLVASCWDVHTFVVPLLGHEKGLSASEIGTVLGVFALAAFVIRVLLPSISRHMREMSVVMVAMLLTAAVFAIYPLMPGALAMAVCSALLGLALGSVQPMAMSMLHQITPEERHGEAVGLRLMLINGSSVCMPLMFGAAGAAIGVGGVFWVMGALVGAGSRMAWVLGRTPLPTFTPIEAQATPPQAHAASDDGVTDVEPKKPK